The following proteins come from a genomic window of Gossypium raimondii isolate GPD5lz chromosome 5, ASM2569854v1, whole genome shotgun sequence:
- the LOC105771374 gene encoding uncharacterized protein LOC105771374 isoform X2, whose protein sequence is MPWFGIQMPYVVAYCIMFLQLAMLVFGNHGSLNLLGMLKSEAKKVLNWDVFFKKTVKYVGEPMAHLESIASSVLKKSLSSIQINGGETLNVQHNKSSASVQINGGETVNVGVEVANSEVEYIESENLSDLEDVDTCLKKLLPGLDSKDWILIVETLNNVCRLLVFHKERMHCMLGDLIPLVVKSLKNPRVLRELKHMELTN, encoded by the exons ATGCCTTGGTTTGGGATTCAGATGCCTTACGTTGTTGCATATTGCATCATGTTCCTTCAACTGGCCATGCTTGTGTTTGGGAATCATGGATCACTTAATCTCCTGGGAATGTTAAAATCAGAA GCAAAGAAGGTATTAAACTGGGACGTGTTTTTCAAGAAGACTGTCAAATATGTTGGAGAGCCAATGGCCCACTTGGAATCCATTGCTTCCTCTGTG CTGAAGAAAAGCCTGTCTTCTATTCAAATAAATGGAGGTGAAACTTTAAATGTGCAGCACAATAAGAGCTCTGCTTCTGTTCAAATAAATGGAGGTGAAACTGTAAATGTTGGAGTGGAGGTAGCTAATTCGGAAGTAGAATACATTGAATCTGAGAACTTGAGTGATCTAGAAGATGTTGATACATGTCTTAAG AAGCTCTTACCTGGACTTGACTCTAAAGATTGGATTCTGATTGTTGAAACACTCAATAATGTTTGTCGATTATTAGTATTCCATAAGGAAAGAATGCATTGTATGCT GGGTGATTTGATCCCTCTTGTAGTTAAGTCCTTGAAGAATCCTAG GGTGTTGAGGGAATTAAAGCATATGGAGTTGACAAATTGA
- the LOC105771374 gene encoding uncharacterized protein LOC105771374 isoform X3: MPWFGIQMPYVVAYCIMFLQLAMLVFGNHGSLNLLGMLKSEAKKVLNWDVFFKKTVKYVGEPMAHLESIASSVLKKSLSSIQINGGETLNVQHNKSSASVQINGGETVNVGVEVANSEVEYIESENLSDLEDVDTCLKKLLPGLDSKDWILIVETLNNVCRLLVFHKERMHCMLVLRELKHMELTN; encoded by the exons ATGCCTTGGTTTGGGATTCAGATGCCTTACGTTGTTGCATATTGCATCATGTTCCTTCAACTGGCCATGCTTGTGTTTGGGAATCATGGATCACTTAATCTCCTGGGAATGTTAAAATCAGAA GCAAAGAAGGTATTAAACTGGGACGTGTTTTTCAAGAAGACTGTCAAATATGTTGGAGAGCCAATGGCCCACTTGGAATCCATTGCTTCCTCTGTG CTGAAGAAAAGCCTGTCTTCTATTCAAATAAATGGAGGTGAAACTTTAAATGTGCAGCACAATAAGAGCTCTGCTTCTGTTCAAATAAATGGAGGTGAAACTGTAAATGTTGGAGTGGAGGTAGCTAATTCGGAAGTAGAATACATTGAATCTGAGAACTTGAGTGATCTAGAAGATGTTGATACATGTCTTAAG AAGCTCTTACCTGGACTTGACTCTAAAGATTGGATTCTGATTGTTGAAACACTCAATAATGTTTGTCGATTATTAGTATTCCATAAGGAAAGAATGCATTGTATGCT GGTGTTGAGGGAATTAAAGCATATGGAGTTGACAAATTGA
- the LOC105771374 gene encoding uncharacterized protein LOC105771374 isoform X1, whose protein sequence is MPWFGIQMPYVVAYCIMFLQLAMLVFGNHGSLNLLGMLKSEAKKVLNWDVFFKKTVKYVGEPMAHLESIASSVLKKSLSSIQINGGETLNVQHNKSSASVQINGGETVNVGVEVANSEVEYIESENLSDLEDVDTCLKGVEGIKAYGVDKLIQLAASQLSDQLSESQKAARTLLLELQTVYEKSHSLSTVGPENPEMGSWENFCLSKLSPLSAQAVLRVTTNIAREGLVIGS, encoded by the exons ATGCCTTGGTTTGGGATTCAGATGCCTTACGTTGTTGCATATTGCATCATGTTCCTTCAACTGGCCATGCTTGTGTTTGGGAATCATGGATCACTTAATCTCCTGGGAATGTTAAAATCAGAA GCAAAGAAGGTATTAAACTGGGACGTGTTTTTCAAGAAGACTGTCAAATATGTTGGAGAGCCAATGGCCCACTTGGAATCCATTGCTTCCTCTGTG CTGAAGAAAAGCCTGTCTTCTATTCAAATAAATGGAGGTGAAACTTTAAATGTGCAGCACAATAAGAGCTCTGCTTCTGTTCAAATAAATGGAGGTGAAACTGTAAATGTTGGAGTGGAGGTAGCTAATTCGGAAGTAGAATACATTGAATCTGAGAACTTGAGTGATCTAGAAGATGTTGATACATGTCTTAAG GGTGTTGAGGGAATTAAAGCATATGGAGTTGACAAATTGATACAATTAGCTGCATCCCAACTAAGCGACCAGCTCTCAGAGTCACAGAAGGCTGCTCGAACCCTTCTTTTGGAGCTGCAAACTGTATATGAGAAGTCCCACAGTCTCTCAACTGTAGGACCTGAGAATCCAGAGATGGGCTCTTGGGAGAACTTTTGTCTGTCAAAGCTCTCTCCTTTAAGTGCACAAGCAGTGCTTCGTGTGACAACAAACATCGCTCGAGAAGGTCTTGTTATTGGTTCCTAA
- the LOC105771374 gene encoding uncharacterized protein LOC105771374 isoform X4 — MAHLESIASSVLKKSLSSIQINGGETLNVQHNKSSASVQINGGETVNVGVEVANSEVEYIESENLSDLEDVDTCLKGVEGIKAYGVDKLIQLAASQLSDQLSESQKAARTLLLELQTVYEKSHSLSTVGPENPEMGSWENFCLSKLSPLSAQAVLRVTTNIAREGLVIGS, encoded by the exons ATGGCCCACTTGGAATCCATTGCTTCCTCTGTG CTGAAGAAAAGCCTGTCTTCTATTCAAATAAATGGAGGTGAAACTTTAAATGTGCAGCACAATAAGAGCTCTGCTTCTGTTCAAATAAATGGAGGTGAAACTGTAAATGTTGGAGTGGAGGTAGCTAATTCGGAAGTAGAATACATTGAATCTGAGAACTTGAGTGATCTAGAAGATGTTGATACATGTCTTAAG GGTGTTGAGGGAATTAAAGCATATGGAGTTGACAAATTGATACAATTAGCTGCATCCCAACTAAGCGACCAGCTCTCAGAGTCACAGAAGGCTGCTCGAACCCTTCTTTTGGAGCTGCAAACTGTATATGAGAAGTCCCACAGTCTCTCAACTGTAGGACCTGAGAATCCAGAGATGGGCTCTTGGGAGAACTTTTGTCTGTCAAAGCTCTCTCCTTTAAGTGCACAAGCAGTGCTTCGTGTGACAACAAACATCGCTCGAGAAGGTCTTGTTATTGGTTCCTAA